A stretch of Lysinibacillus agricola DNA encodes these proteins:
- a CDS encoding ECF transporter S component yields MKKNVKLQSFITIGMLSSISFLLMLFNFPIPPFPAFLEVDFSDMPALLAAITMGPVAGILVELFKNVLDWIFSGTPTGVPVGHIANFTTGILFILPVSFIFNRFKTINGLIGGLAVGTITMAVGMSLLNYAVFLPMYTYFLGMEPVVGDSLYKMIVAGILPFNIVKGILITVIMALLFTTMRKWIDHQRSMYLTK; encoded by the coding sequence ATGAAGAAAAATGTCAAACTCCAATCATTTATTACGATTGGCATGCTGAGCAGTATTTCGTTTTTATTAATGCTTTTTAATTTCCCAATTCCGCCATTCCCGGCGTTTTTGGAAGTCGACTTCAGTGATATGCCAGCATTACTTGCAGCAATCACAATGGGGCCAGTAGCCGGTATTTTAGTAGAATTATTTAAAAATGTGTTGGACTGGATTTTCTCAGGCACGCCAACGGGAGTACCGGTAGGACATATCGCGAACTTTACAACAGGTATTTTATTTATCTTACCAGTTAGTTTTATTTTTAACCGCTTCAAAACAATTAATGGTCTTATCGGAGGTTTAGCTGTTGGAACAATCACAATGGCAGTAGGAATGAGCCTTCTAAACTATGCAGTATTTTTACCAATGTACACTTACTTTTTAGGTATGGAGCCTGTTGTAGGTGATTCACTATATAAAATGATCGTGGCTGGAATCTTGCCATTTAATATTGTGAAAGGTATTTTAATAACGGTCATCATGGCGTTACTATTCACAACAATGCGTAAATGGATTGATCATCAGCGTTCCATGTATTTAACAAAATAA
- a CDS encoding sodium-dependent transporter, with translation MSEKKSQWSSKLGFILASAGAAIGLGAIWKLPYVTGQSGGGAFFLIFVLFTLLIGLPMLLSEYVLGRGTQSEAVTAYKKIAPTKKGWAWVGRMGVLGCFLLLTFYSVVGGWIFIYSGLGVTGAVIDPANDPSELFGKIIGTPWITLLGLGLFTLVNVLIISLGVQNGIEKANKWMMPLLFIMFIVLVVRALTLDGAMEGVKFFLWPDFSNITGKAILEALGQSFFGLAVGFSCLVTYSSYLKKDVSLPNSAGSVVLLTVLVSFLAGLAIFPVVFAFGLEPNSGPGLLFMVLPTAFSQMPFGEVFLAMFLLLFLFATFTSSFSLYEIIVAAFIEKGRMSRSALTMLIGVVVFIAAIPAALSSSTLADESIFGKTIFDATDFLVSNLMLPLGNLLIAIFIAYVVDKEFVKKELLIGSQMGQGFYSTYRLLMLIVVPVVIIVVLVNMLLQY, from the coding sequence ATGAGTGAAAAAAAGAGTCAGTGGTCTAGTAAACTAGGCTTTATTTTAGCATCGGCAGGAGCTGCAATCGGACTAGGGGCAATTTGGAAGCTTCCGTATGTTACTGGACAAAGTGGTGGAGGAGCATTTTTCCTTATTTTTGTTCTATTTACATTGTTGATTGGTTTACCGATGCTTTTATCAGAATATGTTTTAGGTCGTGGTACACAGTCTGAGGCTGTGACTGCATATAAAAAAATTGCACCAACGAAAAAAGGCTGGGCATGGGTTGGCCGTATGGGCGTGCTTGGTTGTTTTTTATTGTTAACTTTTTACAGCGTTGTAGGAGGCTGGATTTTTATATATAGTGGCCTTGGTGTGACTGGGGCTGTTATTGATCCTGCTAATGATCCTAGTGAACTATTTGGAAAGATTATAGGAACGCCTTGGATTACACTACTAGGTTTAGGATTGTTTACGCTAGTAAATGTGCTAATCATTTCACTTGGCGTGCAAAATGGTATAGAGAAGGCCAATAAGTGGATGATGCCGTTATTATTTATCATGTTTATTGTGCTTGTTGTGCGGGCTTTAACATTAGATGGGGCAATGGAGGGGGTTAAATTCTTCTTGTGGCCTGACTTTTCGAATATAACTGGAAAGGCTATTTTAGAAGCGTTAGGGCAATCCTTCTTTGGCTTAGCGGTAGGGTTTTCTTGTCTTGTGACATACAGCTCATATTTAAAGAAAGATGTGAGCTTGCCTAACTCGGCGGGCTCCGTAGTCCTTCTTACTGTGCTTGTATCGTTTTTAGCAGGATTAGCGATTTTCCCAGTTGTATTTGCTTTTGGTTTAGAGCCGAATTCTGGACCAGGCTTACTATTTATGGTTCTGCCAACAGCATTTAGTCAAATGCCATTTGGTGAAGTATTTTTAGCGATGTTTTTATTATTATTTTTATTCGCTACATTTACATCTTCCTTCAGTTTATATGAAATTATCGTAGCTGCATTTATTGAGAAGGGGCGTATGTCTCGTTCTGCATTGACGATGTTAATAGGTGTAGTAGTCTTTATTGCCGCGATTCCAGCAGCGCTTTCATCAAGTACCTTAGCGGATGAATCAATTTTTGGGAAAACAATTTTCGATGCAACAGATTTCTTAGTATCAAATTTAATGCTTCCGTTGGGTAACTTATTGATTGCTATCTTTATTGCGTATGTGGTTGATAAAGAATTTGTGAAGAAGGAATTACTGATAGGTAGTCAAATGGGACAAGGTTTCTATTCAACATATCGTCTATTGATGTTAATAGTAGTACCTGTTGTGATTATCGTTGTGTTGGTAAATATGCTTTTACAATATTAA
- a CDS encoding STAS domain-containing protein, translating to MNQKKIAMNIDTKADYILIAFTGDLEYGMIEEIKKELQSLNLETKHGYIIDMQKVSNIDSTGFGMIVNFAKKVSVKEKKIAIIVVDDFIRNLFAISQVDKVFPITKSEEQAKQIIKEGWLGELSLSEY from the coding sequence ATGAATCAGAAGAAAATTGCGATGAATATTGACACAAAGGCTGATTATATTTTAATTGCGTTTACTGGCGATTTAGAATACGGGATGATTGAAGAGATAAAAAAAGAGCTTCAATCGTTAAACTTAGAAACAAAGCATGGATACATTATCGATATGCAAAAAGTTTCAAATATTGATAGTACAGGCTTTGGCATGATCGTCAATTTCGCAAAGAAAGTATCTGTAAAAGAAAAGAAGATCGCCATTATTGTCGTCGATGATTTCATTCGCAACTTGTTCGCTATTTCGCAAGTTGATAAAGTATTCCCTATTACTAAAAGCGAAGAGCAAGCGAAACAGATTATTAAAGAAGGCTGGCTAGGTGAACTATCCCTTAGCGAATATTAA
- a CDS encoding methyl-accepting chemotaxis protein codes for MKLSIRRKMSLLIFGCILLLTTLLAGINFYVAQKNLLESANTKLLSDIQVSYEYLDAKFPGEWSIKNDQLYKGDVKMVDNFDVADKVGELTNGNAVSIFQNDTRISTNIVENGDRALNTKVSDEVATVVLGEKKRFIGSANVLGSMHQGAYDPILNSQGDVIGVWATAVPTAPYISIATKSALENVAISLGIAILIIVGISWFLQRQIITPINILSTNAKELADLNLNVKLLNPKGKDEIAVLANAFSDMKNRLTETMTIVAGSASQIANSSHSLAESSHQTSEASNQIALTMNEIAVGTTTQSDQAEQIVSMMQKTIKEVSSSLQKAEDTLNSAIQSTHIARKGEEAINEAIKHLSDVTQTVSYATDSIQKLGKRSEEIGGIITVITGIAEQTNLLALNAAIEAARAGEQGKGFAVVASEVRQLAEQSSLASGQITNLINDIQAETSVTVRTMESNLLAVEEQVTIINKGGAALKEIVEKVEETEKGVEQMKVAFTNVNDNSLGVQQAIQDISRIIEDSAAATEEIAATSEEQYATVAEITQSSDELASIADKLQNEVNKFKF; via the coding sequence ATGAAGCTGTCAATCCGAAGAAAAATGAGCCTGCTTATATTTGGTTGTATTTTACTACTCACTACACTTTTAGCAGGAATAAATTTTTATGTTGCCCAAAAAAATCTTTTAGAAAGCGCAAATACAAAGCTTTTATCAGATATTCAAGTGAGCTATGAATATTTAGATGCTAAATTCCCTGGAGAATGGTCCATTAAAAATGATCAATTGTATAAAGGCGACGTCAAAATGGTAGACAATTTTGACGTCGCTGATAAAGTTGGAGAGTTAACAAACGGAAACGCTGTCTCAATCTTTCAAAACGATACTCGTATTAGTACAAATATCGTTGAAAATGGTGATCGCGCATTAAATACAAAGGTTTCTGATGAAGTTGCGACTGTTGTGTTAGGAGAAAAAAAGCGTTTTATCGGTTCAGCAAATGTCTTAGGTAGTATGCACCAAGGAGCCTATGATCCAATTTTAAATAGCCAAGGAGATGTTATTGGAGTATGGGCAACAGCTGTTCCAACCGCTCCTTATATAAGCATTGCTACAAAATCTGCACTGGAAAATGTAGCGATTTCCTTAGGAATTGCCATTTTAATAATTGTTGGGATTAGTTGGTTTTTACAACGACAAATCATCACCCCTATCAATATTTTAAGTACAAACGCCAAAGAGTTAGCAGATTTAAATTTAAATGTAAAGCTATTAAACCCTAAAGGTAAAGATGAGATTGCTGTCTTAGCAAATGCCTTTAGTGATATGAAAAATCGTTTAACAGAGACGATGACAATCGTAGCTGGTAGCGCCAGCCAAATAGCTAACTCATCACACTCATTAGCAGAATCATCACATCAAACAAGTGAGGCTTCTAACCAAATTGCACTTACGATGAATGAAATTGCAGTTGGTACTACGACACAATCTGATCAAGCTGAACAAATTGTGTCAATGATGCAAAAAACGATTAAAGAAGTATCAAGTAGTTTACAAAAGGCCGAGGACACTTTAAATAGCGCTATACAATCAACTCATATTGCACGTAAAGGCGAAGAGGCGATTAATGAGGCCATCAAGCATTTAAGCGATGTCACACAAACAGTATCTTATGCGACAGATTCTATTCAAAAACTCGGTAAACGATCTGAAGAAATTGGAGGCATTATTACCGTTATCACCGGCATCGCAGAGCAAACAAATCTACTTGCCCTTAATGCAGCCATCGAAGCAGCACGGGCAGGCGAGCAAGGAAAAGGCTTTGCCGTTGTTGCATCAGAGGTACGCCAGTTAGCTGAACAGTCAAGCTTAGCATCAGGACAAATTACAAATCTTATTAATGATATCCAGGCTGAAACCTCTGTGACAGTTCGCACAATGGAAAGTAATCTGCTCGCAGTAGAAGAGCAGGTAACCATTATTAATAAAGGAGGAGCTGCTTTAAAGGAAATTGTTGAAAAGGTTGAAGAAACAGAAAAAGGTGTTGAGCAAATGAAGGTTGCATTCACAAATGTAAACGACAACTCCTTAGGTGTACAACAAGCTATTCAAGATATTTCTCGTATCATCGAAGACTCCGCAGCAGCAACAGAGGAAATCGCTGCAACATCAGAAGAACAATATGCAACTGTTGCAGAAATTACACAAAGTTCAGATGAATTAGCCTCAATTGCTGATAAATTACAAAATGAAGTCAATAAATTCAAGTTTTAA
- a CDS encoding ATP-binding protein: MMMEFTLKVNPDTQAIAFVDQIMENYTNIYNLSHKRELRFVVHELVINAVEAMGKIDSCSKKEIQVYVSQSNEEIKITVIDEAKGIAENDLDNVLQFDLDELDYSDRGRGLFFVKNMVDHIWFENISETKFLVGISKKIHV; encoded by the coding sequence ATGATGATGGAATTCACACTCAAAGTAAATCCTGATACACAAGCTATAGCCTTTGTAGATCAAATTATGGAAAATTATACAAATATATATAATCTATCTCATAAAAGAGAATTACGTTTTGTCGTACATGAATTAGTTATCAATGCAGTAGAAGCAATGGGAAAAATCGACTCATGCTCCAAAAAGGAAATTCAAGTTTATGTATCCCAATCAAATGAAGAAATAAAAATAACGGTTATTGATGAAGCGAAAGGGATTGCCGAAAATGATTTGGATAACGTTCTACAGTTTGATTTAGACGAACTCGATTATTCAGATCGCGGGCGAGGTTTATTTTTTGTTAAAAATATGGTCGACCATATTTGGTTTGAAAATATTTCTGAAACGAAATTTTTAGTTGGTATTTCAAAAAAGATTCATGTATAA
- a CDS encoding SpoIIE family protein phosphatase, whose amino-acid sequence MSVLIIGSVSNDVLRLQKYFHRIDIKNVHCFTTPEAAMNYLLDPLKAELELIILDAKMTLKNCENICQQIDALKNWIDAPILLSTTYEKNITIDRVFEAGIFDFILKPFDFTQFKTRIQVALKYQKEAKLRKQQESIIQKDLIVAKKFQKNALSPPLNLEHIQIDGLYVTSNTLGGDMYCWFKINEHLTAILLYDAMGHGIAASLVTMSIRSLLKGMITTLIDPVSVIRELNRQIYELFSDEDMDRFLMTAIYILIDTKNGTLHYVNAAHPSGFLFGKYGETVFLPATTPILGLFPTIFINKKTIPLSGWHRIILYTDGLLTINEQHVIDMDFFHSYASQDNSYALQKFSQKYDLFDNDYSDDITVVSITITLQGR is encoded by the coding sequence ATGTCAGTATTAATTATTGGCAGCGTAAGTAATGATGTGTTGCGTCTGCAAAAATATTTTCATCGTATCGACATCAAAAATGTTCATTGCTTTACAACACCTGAAGCTGCAATGAATTATTTATTAGATCCTTTGAAAGCAGAGTTGGAATTAATTATTCTCGATGCAAAAATGACACTTAAAAATTGCGAGAACATTTGTCAGCAAATTGACGCATTAAAAAACTGGATTGATGCCCCTATCCTTCTTTCTACTACTTACGAAAAAAACATTACAATTGATAGGGTTTTTGAAGCTGGTATTTTCGACTTTATTTTAAAACCATTTGACTTCACCCAATTTAAGACTCGAATTCAGGTTGCCCTCAAATATCAAAAGGAAGCCAAGCTACGAAAGCAGCAAGAAAGCATTATTCAAAAAGATTTAATTGTCGCAAAAAAATTTCAAAAAAATGCATTATCACCTCCATTGAATCTTGAACATATTCAGATTGATGGGCTTTATGTTACATCTAATACATTAGGGGGTGATATGTACTGCTGGTTTAAGATTAATGAACATTTAACTGCCATTCTTCTTTACGACGCTATGGGGCACGGCATTGCCGCATCACTCGTTACCATGTCCATTAGATCTCTGTTAAAAGGTATGATTACAACATTAATTGATCCAGTTTCTGTGATTAGAGAACTTAACCGCCAAATTTACGAGCTATTTTCTGATGAAGATATGGACCGTTTTTTAATGACGGCTATCTACATACTTATTGATACGAAAAATGGAACTTTACACTATGTTAATGCGGCTCACCCATCTGGTTTTTTATTTGGAAAATACGGAGAGACGGTGTTTCTCCCAGCAACTACACCCATCCTGGGGCTATTCCCAACCATTTTTATCAATAAAAAAACGATACCTTTATCTGGCTGGCATCGCATAATACTTTATACGGATGGATTACTGACAATAAATGAACAGCATGTTATTGATATGGACTTTTTCCATTCCTACGCTTCACAAGACAATAGCTATGCCTTGCAAAAATTTTCTCAAAAATACGATTTATTCGACAATGATTACAGTGATGATATAACAGTAGTTTCAATAACAATTACATTACAGGGTCGGTGA
- the glnA gene encoding type I glutamate--ammonia ligase: MKHYTREDIKRRVKEENVKFIRLQFTDILGTIKNVEVPVSQLEKALDNKMMFDGSSIEGFVRIEESDMYLRPDLCTFVIFPWTAEKGKVARFICDIVRPDGTPFEGDPRSNLKRVLKEMEELGFSSFNLGPEPEFFLFKLDEKGHPTLELNDSGGYFDLAPTDLGENCRRDIVLELEGMGFEIEASHHEVAPGQHEIDFKYASAIEACDNIQTFKLVVKTIAAQHGLHATFMPKPLFGVNGSGMHFNLSLFEGDKNAFYDENAELQLSQTARSFIAGILKHVHGFTAVTNPLVNSYKRLVPGYEAPCYVAWSAQNRSPLIRIPAARGLSTRIELRSVDPAANPYLAMAVILAAGLDGIRNDLTPPDAVNQNIYKMSRAERELNAIDSLPSSLEYALLELEMDHIVREALGDHIFEKFTAAKEIEWNKYRTRVHDWEREEYLKMY, translated from the coding sequence ATGAAACATTATACAAGAGAAGATATTAAACGCCGAGTGAAGGAAGAAAATGTGAAATTTATTCGCCTACAATTTACTGATATATTGGGAACGATTAAAAACGTTGAAGTACCCGTTAGCCAATTAGAAAAAGCATTGGACAACAAAATGATGTTTGATGGCTCATCCATTGAAGGCTTTGTACGCATTGAAGAATCAGATATGTACTTACGTCCGGACCTTTGTACCTTCGTGATTTTTCCTTGGACTGCTGAAAAGGGTAAGGTGGCGCGCTTTATCTGTGATATTGTTAGGCCAGATGGTACACCGTTTGAAGGCGATCCACGCTCCAATCTGAAGAGGGTTTTAAAGGAGATGGAGGAGTTAGGCTTTAGCTCATTTAATTTAGGACCAGAGCCGGAATTTTTCTTATTTAAGCTAGATGAAAAAGGACATCCAACACTTGAGTTAAATGATAGCGGTGGATACTTCGACTTAGCCCCAACTGACTTAGGAGAGAACTGTCGACGTGATATCGTATTAGAGTTAGAAGGAATGGGCTTTGAAATCGAGGCATCACATCATGAGGTTGCGCCTGGTCAACATGAAATCGACTTTAAGTATGCAAGTGCAATCGAAGCATGTGATAATATTCAAACGTTTAAGCTTGTTGTAAAAACGATCGCTGCACAGCATGGATTACACGCAACGTTCATGCCAAAGCCATTATTTGGTGTCAACGGTTCTGGAATGCATTTCAACCTATCCTTATTTGAAGGGGATAAAAATGCGTTTTATGATGAAAATGCAGAATTGCAATTAAGCCAAACAGCGCGTAGCTTTATAGCAGGAATACTAAAACATGTACACGGTTTTACAGCTGTCACAAACCCACTTGTTAATTCCTATAAACGATTAGTGCCAGGCTATGAGGCTCCTTGCTATGTAGCATGGTCTGCACAAAACCGTTCACCACTTATTCGAATTCCAGCTGCACGAGGATTATCTACACGTATCGAGCTTCGTTCTGTCGATCCGGCAGCAAATCCTTATTTAGCAATGGCGGTTATTTTAGCAGCTGGGCTCGATGGAATTCGCAATGATCTAACCCCTCCAGATGCTGTAAATCAAAATATTTATAAAATGTCACGAGCTGAGCGGGAATTAAACGCAATCGATAGTCTCCCATCGTCATTGGAATATGCACTCCTTGAACTAGAAATGGATCATATCGTCCGTGAAGCACTTGGAGACCATATCTTTGAAAAATTCACTGCTGCTAAAGAAATAGAATGGAATAAATACCGCACACGTGTCCATGATTGGGAGAGGGAAGAATATTTGAAAATGTATTAG
- a CDS encoding sporulation protein Cse60, giving the protein MAQATQVVTIQNNDIVQFENDINNALLDLSGYLIVDIKYNTLYIGDQTVIHSALIIYK; this is encoded by the coding sequence ATGGCGCAAGCGACTCAAGTAGTTACCATCCAAAATAATGATATTGTGCAATTTGAAAATGATATTAATAATGCTCTATTAGATTTAAGTGGCTATCTGATTGTAGATATTAAATACAATACTTTATATATTGGTGATCAGACAGTTATACATTCGGCTTTAATTATTTATAAATAG
- a CDS encoding AraC family transcriptional regulator, protein MSWIESIQKAINYIEEHLLDDITMEQLAREVNSSVFHFQRTFSILTDMSIADYIRRRRLTLAAQELMNTEQKIIDLAYKYGYDSPEAFTKAFRKQHHVSPSEARKKQGQLQSYNRLVIQVSLKGAEPMKYKIVEKEKFQVVGVKRTFDCQNGENTRGIPQFWDEINSKGMDDHLFKLNNGEIKGVLGVCVPNAGEEKNGLIDYWVATDHMGDVPENLLAMEVPASKWVVFEVHGPMPDAMQNTWKQIYSEWFPSNSYEPTGTAELEVYSDEDPFSPDLYSEIWIPIK, encoded by the coding sequence TTGAGTTGGATTGAGTCGATTCAAAAAGCAATTAATTATATCGAGGAGCATTTATTAGATGACATCACAATGGAGCAACTCGCGCGAGAGGTAAATTCTTCGGTCTTTCATTTTCAACGGACTTTCTCAATTCTAACAGATATGTCTATTGCAGATTATATAAGACGCAGAAGATTAACATTAGCGGCACAAGAATTAATGAATACGGAGCAAAAAATAATCGATCTCGCCTACAAATATGGCTACGACTCTCCTGAAGCTTTCACAAAGGCATTTCGGAAGCAGCATCATGTATCGCCTAGTGAAGCAAGAAAGAAACAAGGACAACTACAATCATACAATCGCCTGGTCATCCAGGTGAGCTTGAAGGGAGCAGAACCAATGAAGTATAAAATCGTAGAAAAAGAAAAGTTTCAAGTGGTTGGAGTAAAAAGAACGTTTGATTGTCAGAATGGTGAGAATACGCGAGGCATTCCTCAATTTTGGGATGAAATAAACAGCAAAGGGATGGACGATCATTTATTTAAATTAAATAATGGAGAAATTAAAGGGGTACTTGGTGTATGTGTACCAAATGCCGGGGAAGAAAAAAATGGCCTAATTGATTATTGGGTTGCAACGGATCATATGGGCGATGTCCCAGAAAATCTATTAGCGATGGAAGTACCAGCATCTAAATGGGTTGTGTTTGAAGTACATGGCCCTATGCCGGATGCTATGCAAAATACTTGGAAACAAATTTACTCTGAATGGTTCCCATCTAATTCATACGAACCTACTGGGACGGCTGAGCTGGAAGTGTATTCAGACGAAGATCCATTTAGTCCTGACCTTTATTCTGAAATTTGGATTCCGATTAAGTAA
- a CDS encoding GNAT family N-acetyltransferase, with the protein MIEQIDTKRLYLRKMKMADAHSLFNIWSDPEVTKFMNITNFTHEEQAKEMIELFDQLTEEHKAIRLTIIEKESNEIIGSCGFNSFDVENATAEIGYDLAKAYWGKGYAPESISALIDYAFNTLDINRIEAKVEPGNSNSIKVVEKLNFTFEGTFQEYKESKESFYDINVYSLLK; encoded by the coding sequence TTGATAGAACAAATTGATACAAAAAGATTATATTTAAGAAAAATGAAGATGGCTGATGCACATAGTTTATTTAACATTTGGTCAGACCCGGAAGTTACTAAATTTATGAATATCACCAATTTTACTCACGAAGAACAAGCAAAGGAAATGATTGAGCTTTTTGATCAATTGACTGAGGAGCATAAAGCTATTCGCTTAACAATTATTGAGAAGGAATCCAATGAGATTATCGGCTCTTGTGGATTCAATTCTTTTGACGTAGAGAACGCAACAGCAGAAATTGGCTATGATCTTGCTAAAGCATATTGGGGAAAGGGCTATGCGCCAGAAAGTATTTCAGCTTTGATTGATTATGCTTTCAACACCTTGGACATAAATAGAATTGAAGCAAAAGTAGAGCCTGGTAATAGTAATTCTATAAAAGTAGTAGAGAAATTGAATTTTACGTTTGAAGGAACATTTCAAGAATACAAAGAATCAAAAGAATCTTTTTATGACATTAATGTTTACTCTTTATTAAAATAA
- a CDS encoding GNAT family N-acetyltransferase yields the protein MIKVTAENFPGIKETIKSAPTFVYSILDQVIEGTVYADDASFRSLLFQTKAGIYFVHGDSSSEKVISKLAALLKESIVESKRFTLFSYSDEWSAKIEQRLNNYVNKLERYNFSFDINAYNNREKRDSLDYECIKIKQHQIDHSLEFDNQYYEEYWGSTDDFLEKGFGFCLQHENKIISEAVSIFKSHQFAEIDIITDSNYRGKGLAGFIVEKFIDDCLLNDLQPCWDCDIDNHGSYHLGAKLGFTNPVKYTVFYKSTKVKLTV from the coding sequence ATGATAAAGGTAACAGCTGAAAATTTTCCCGGAATAAAAGAAACGATAAAGAGTGCACCAACATTTGTCTACAGTATACTAGATCAGGTAATAGAAGGCACTGTCTATGCCGACGATGCAAGCTTTCGTTCACTACTATTTCAAACCAAAGCAGGGATATACTTTGTTCATGGCGATTCGTCCAGCGAGAAAGTTATAAGTAAACTCGCGGCTTTATTAAAAGAATCGATTGTGGAAAGTAAACGTTTCACATTATTCAGTTATTCAGATGAATGGAGCGCAAAAATTGAGCAACGATTAAATAATTATGTGAATAAATTAGAAAGATACAATTTTAGCTTTGATATAAATGCTTATAACAATAGAGAGAAACGAGATTCACTTGATTACGAATGCATTAAAATCAAGCAACATCAAATTGATCATAGTTTAGAATTTGACAATCAATATTATGAGGAATACTGGGGATCTACTGATGATTTTCTAGAAAAAGGCTTTGGTTTTTGTCTTCAGCATGAAAATAAGATCATTAGCGAAGCAGTTTCTATTTTTAAATCTCATCAATTTGCAGAGATTGATATAATAACTGATTCCAACTATAGAGGAAAAGGATTAGCAGGCTTCATTGTAGAAAAATTTATTGATGATTGCCTTTTAAATGATTTACAGCCTTGTTGGGATTGTGATATTGATAACCATGGATCTTATCATTTAGGCGCTAAGTTAGGCTTTACTAATCCAGTAAAATATACAGTTTTTTATAAAAGCACAAAAGTTAAGCTCACGGTGTAG
- a CDS encoding GntR family transcriptional regulator, whose translation MAHQLDKSIPIPLYYQLKELILNDIKNGTLKVGDAIPIEKELSAIYGISRTTVRQAVAELVQEGWLYRVKSKGTFVKAPKIEQSFIQALGSFNDQIRDLGMTPSTEVVELEVIDVPGFVSEKLNIPLGSKVIYLHRRRFADNEPIVMVKTYLPYDKCKFVLEKDLVKESLYPILGEFSETQISKIRRYIEAVEAEKYDFDYLNMEKGKAIQKFISIGFNYRDEPIEYSIARYRGDKNSFEIIITAT comes from the coding sequence ATGGCTCATCAATTAGATAAATCAATACCAATCCCTTTGTATTACCAATTAAAGGAATTGATTTTAAACGATATAAAAAATGGAACATTAAAAGTAGGTGATGCGATACCAATAGAAAAAGAATTAAGTGCTATTTATGGCATCAGTCGAACAACTGTACGTCAAGCAGTAGCTGAACTCGTTCAAGAAGGATGGTTATACAGAGTAAAAAGTAAAGGAACATTTGTAAAAGCGCCAAAAATTGAACAAAGCTTTATTCAAGCACTTGGTTCATTTAATGATCAAATAAGAGACCTTGGTATGACACCAAGCACGGAAGTAGTGGAATTAGAAGTAATAGATGTACCTGGATTTGTATCAGAGAAATTAAATATTCCATTAGGCTCAAAAGTTATTTATTTACATCGAAGAAGGTTTGCAGATAATGAGCCAATTGTGATGGTCAAAACGTACCTTCCATATGATAAATGTAAATTTGTGCTCGAAAAGGATCTTGTAAAAGAATCTTTGTACCCTATTTTAGGTGAATTTTCAGAAACACAAATAAGCAAAATTAGACGTTATATCGAAGCTGTTGAAGCGGAGAAATATGATTTTGACTATTTAAATATGGAAAAAGGTAAGGCAATCCAAAAATTTATTTCCATTGGATTTAACTATCGAGATGAACCAATTGAATACTCCATTGCACGATATAGGGGAGATAAAAATAGTTTTGAAATTATAATTACAGCTACTTAA